TCTTGTTCAGCGCGGCGGTGAACCAGTCGTTGTTGAGCGACTGGGGGGCGGCGGGTGGGCGAGTGACGGGCGGCGCGCTGCGCACGCCGCTGACCGGGCGCGGAGCGCCCGGTCCACCTTGGCCCAGCGGTGCCTTCGGACCGAGCACCGGCTTGCTGCGCATCGAGAGGGCGATGCGCTTCCGCGCGAGGTCCACCTCGGTGACGGTGACCATCACCTTCTGCTGCGGCTTCACGACCTCGGCGGGATCCTTCACGAAATTGTCGGCGAGCTGAGAGACATGGACGAGGCCGTCTTGGTGGACACCAATGTCCACGAAGGCGCCGAAGGCCGTGACGTTCGTCACGATGCCGGGGAGCTTCATGCCGGGTTTCAGGTCCTCCGGCTTGTTCACGCCCTCCTGGAAACTGAAGGCCTCGAACTTCTGGCGCGGGTCGCGGCCGGGCTTGGCCAGCTCGGCCATGATGTCCTTGAGCGTGGGCAGACCGACGTCGGTCGTGACGTATTTCTCCAGTTTGATCTGTTTGCGCAGCTTCTCCTCGCGCATGAGTTCGGCGACGCTCGTGCCGAGGTCGGCAGCCATCTGCTCGACGAGCGCGTAGCGTTCGGGGTGCACGGCGGAGCCATCGAGCGGGTGGGCGGCGTCGCGGATGCGGAGGAAGCCGGCGGCCTGCTCGAAGGCCTTGGGTCCGAGGCGCGGCACGTCGAGCAGCTCGGCACGCGTCTTGAACGCGCCCTTCTCGTTGCGGCGCGCGACGATCGCGGCGGCGGTCGTGGCGTTGAGCCCGGAGACATAGCTAAGGAGCTGCTTCGAGGCGGTGTTGAGCTCGACGCCGACGCCGTTCACGGAGCTGATGACGGTGTCATCAAGCGAGCGCTTGAGCGCGGGCTGGTCCACGTCGTGCTGGTATTGGCCGACGCCGATGGACTTCGGGTCGAGCTTCACGAGCTCGGCGAGCGGGTCCATGAGGCGCCGGCCGATGGAAACGGCGCCGCGGACGGTGAGGTCGTGGTCGGGGAACTCCTCGCGCGCGACGTCGCTCGCGGAGTAAATGGACGCGCCGGACTCGTTGACCATGACGACCGGGATATGCGGCGGCAGGCCGAGCGCGCGCACGAAGGCCTCGGTCTCTCGGCCCGCCGTGCCGTTGCCGATGGCGACGGCCTCGACGTTGAAGAACTTCACAAAGCCGAGCAGCTTCTCCTTGGCCTCCTCGGCATGGCGGTCGGGGAAGACGACGTCGTTGTGCAGGAGCTTGCCCTGGCGGTCGAGCAGCACGGTCTTGCAGCCGGTGCGGAAGCCCGGGTCGATGGCCATGACGGCCTTCTGCCCGAGAGGGGCGGAAAGGAGCAGCTCGCGGAGGTTGTCGGTGAAGACCTTGATCGCGGCCTCGTCGGCGCGCTTCTTCGACTCGATGCGCATCTCCGTCTCGATGGCGGGCGCGAGCAGGCGCTTGCAGGCGTCGGCGGTGGCGAGGCGCACCTGTTCGCCGCAGGACGACTTGTTCTTCACGAAGAGCGTCTCGACCTCGGCGAGGGCGGTGAGTTCGTCGGCCAGCGTGATGCGCATGATGAGGAACCCTTCCTTTTCGCCGCGGCGCATGGCGAGCACGCGGTGCGACGGGGCCTTGGCGAGCGGTTCGGACCAGTCGAAGTAGTCCTTGAACTTCGCGGCCTCGGGATCGGTGTCCTTGCCGTAAAGCACCTTGGAGGAGACGGTCGCTTGCGCGCGGTAAACGACGCGCAGCTTCTCGCGGGCGGTGGCGTCGTCGCTGATGCGCTCGGCGAGGATGTCGCGGGCGCCGGCGAAGGCTTCTTCGGCGTTCTCTATCTTGCCCTTGGTGCTCTTGCCGTCGTCGAGGGTGAACTCCTTGCCCACGTAGGCCTGCGCGGCGGCCAAGGCGTCGGTGGCCGGGTCCTGCGCCCAGAGCAGCTCGGCGAGCGGTTCGAGGCCTTTCTCCTTCGCGATGGTGGCGCGCGTGCGTTTCTTCGGGCGGTAGGGCAGGTAGATGTCCTCGAGCTTGGTGAGCGTGTCGGCCAGCGCGAGGGCGTTGGACAGGGCGTCGGTGAGCAGGTTGCGCTCCTTGAGCGAGGCCACGATGGCAGTGCGGCGTTCGTCCACCTGGGCCATCTGCTCAAGGCGGTCGCGGATGGCGGTCACCTGCACCTCGTCGAGTTCGCCGGTGGCTTCCTTGCGGTAGCGCGAGATGAAGGGCACGGTCGCACCCTCCTTCAGCAACTGGGCGGTCGCGGCGACCTGGTGGACCTTGAGCTTCAGCTCCTCGGCGAGGCGGATGACGTGTTCGGGGTTGGGAGAATCCATGAACGGAGAAAGGGAAGCCGCCGAGTGCAATGCGTGCGGCGCGGCGTGCAACCGCGAATTCGCGGAGATGGGGGCAAAAAACCGCAAAGGCCAAAGGTCCAGACGCCAAAGAAACTCCAAAGGGTAACATCGAAATTCGATTTTGTGATTTATTTGGAGTTTGGCGCTTTGGGATTTGGCGTTTGGTGCAGCCGTCGTTTCAGTGCCCCGATGTCGAAGAGGCTAAACTGGGGCATCCTCACCACGGGCTGGATCGCGCGGAAGTTTGTCACCGATCTGCTCCAGTCGCAAACGGGGCGATTTGTCGCCGTCGGCGCGCGCAACCTGGCCGACGCGCAGAAGTTCGCCGCCGACTTCGGCGGGGCCAACGCCCACGGCAGCTACGAGGCGCTGCTGGCGGACCCCGCGATCGAGGCCGTCTATATCGGCACGCCGCACCCGTGGCACGCGGAGTGGGCCATCAAGGCGGCGCAGGCGGGCAAGCACATCCTCTGCGAGAAGCCGCTCACGCTCAGCATCGCCGACACCGAGCGCGTGCTCGCGGCGGCGAAGCGGCACGACGTGCTCTTGATGGAGGCCTACATGTATCGCTTCCACCCGCAGACGCGGAAGGTGGTCGAACTGGTGCGCAGCGGCGCGCTCGGCGAACTGCGGCTGATCCGGGCCTCGTTCAATGTGCTGATGGATTTCAACCCCGAGCACCGGATGTTCAAGAAGGCGCTCGGTGGCGGCACGATCCTCGATCTCGGCTGCTACCCGATCACCTTCTCGCGCCACATCGCCGGAGCGGTCCAGGGCAAGGATTTCGTGGAGCCGCTTGAGTTCCACGGCACCGGTCGCCTGCGGGCGGAGGTCGGCACCGATGACTTTGCGACGGCCGTCGCAAAGTTTCCCGGCGACATCCTCGCCGAGCTGTCCTGTGGCGCGACCGTGCTCAATGACAACTCCGTGCAGCTGCACGGCACGGCCGGCTGGGTCGACGTGCCGCAGCCCTTTGTCCCCGGCCTGCTCGGGCAGGAGGAAAAAATCATCCTCCACCGCCGCGACGCGTCACCCGAGGAAATCATCATCCGCAGCCCGGGCGTGGGGCTCTACGCCTACGAGGCCGACGCCTTTGCCGAGGCCCTCTGGCGCGGCGCTCGTGAAGTCCCGCTGGCCACGCACGCCGACACCCTCGGCACGGCGCGCCTGCTGGACCGGTGGCTGGCGGGCGTGGGTGTGAAGTATGGTTAGGTCGCGTCCGCAAAATTCACCACACCCCGTCGCTTCGCGCCACCCCTCTCCAGAGGGGACCCAAACCGCCGTCTGACCAGATCCCCTCTGGAGAGGGGTGCCCGCAGGGCGGGGTGTGGGAGGATGAACGTTTGCCGGTGTATTGCTCGCTCCGCCTTTCTTCGCTCCGCCCTCCAGCAAAGCGCGGCCGGTCGGGAGACCGGCCCTCCAGTCTTTCCGCCGCTCGTCGCACCGGGCTTGCCGCAGGGCGGCGGCTGGCCACACTCCGCTGCAAATGAAATTCCGTTCCTTGCTCACCGGCGCGGCCCTGGCTGCGGCTTTCACCCTCAACCTTGCGGCCTCGTCCGCCATCACGAAGGACGCCGTCATGGCCGAGCGCATCGCCGCCGAGTCGGCCAAGGCCAACGCGTTTTTCGACCGCGTGTTCGACGAAAGCGTGGACCGCAGTCCGATCTCGCAGGGCTACCTCGGAATCAAGAAGGACCACGACAAGTGGGATGACTTCTCCGAAGCCAACCGGTTGGCCGAGTTCGCCATCACCGTGCGCGAACTCGCCGCGTTGAAGAGCACGGTCAACTTCGACCTGCTGGATGAGCAGACGAAGATGAGCTACCGGCTCTTTGTCGCGCAGGCGGAGCAGACCATCGAGGGCTGGAAGTGGCGCAACCACGACTACGTCTTCACCCAGATGGGTGGCCAGCACACCGACGCGGCGGCCTTCCTGATCAACTTTCACGAGGTTGCTAATACGGCCGACGCTCGCGCCTACATCACCCGCCTGCGCGCGCTGCCCGGAATGTTCGACCAGCTCATCGTCCGCGCCGAGGCCCAGGCTGCGCGCGGCATCCAGCCGCCGAAGTTCGTCTATCCTCTGCTCATCGAGTCATGCCGCGAGATCATCAGCGGCGCCCCCTTCGAGGCCGGCGAAAAGAAGAGCGCCCTGCTCGGGGATATCGAGGGCAAGGTCGCCGCCCTCAAGGACGCCGACGAGGCGACTAAGGCGCAGCTGGTCACCGACGCGCGGGCGGCGCTGCTCGGCTCGGTCCGGCCCGCCTACGAAAAGCTTATCGCGCTCTTCGAGGCGCAGGCCAGGGTCGCCACCGACGACGACGGCGTGTGGAAGCTGCCCGAGGGCCGTGATTACTACAATTTCATGCTACGCAACCACACGACCACCGCACTCGGCGCCGACGAGGTGCACGAGCTCGGCCTGCGCGAGGTCGCGCGCATCCACGCCGGCATGATGGAAATTGCGCGGAAGACCGGATTCAAGGGCGACCTCGCCGCGTTCCTGAAGTTCATGCGGGATGACCCACAGTTCAGCTACCCGAGCACCGAGGAGGGGCGCACGGCCTATGTTAAGCGCGCCGAGGCCGCCATCGCGACCATGACCGCACGGCTCGACGAGTTCTTCGGCGTGAAGCCCAAGGCCGGCCTGATCGTGAAGCGGGTCGAGCCGTTCCGCGAGAAGGGCTCGGCCGCGGCGTTCTACAACCAGCCCTCGGCCGATGGCTCGCGTCCCGGCATCTACTACGTCAACACGCACGACATGCGCGGCCTGCCCATCTGGGAGCTGGAGACGCTGGCCCACCACGAGGCCATTCCCGGCCATCACATGCAGAACGCGATTTCGCAGGAGCTGGAAAACATGCCCAAATTCCGGCGCTTCGGCGGCTACAACGCCTATGGCGAGGGCTGGGCGCTCTACGCGGAGTATTTCCCCAAGGAGTTCGGCTTCTATCAGGATCCGTATCAGGACTTCGGCCGGCTTTCCGACGAGCTGCTGCGCGCCGTGCGGCTGGTGGTGGACACGGGAATTCATGCCAAGAAGTGGACGCGCCAGCAGGTGCTGGACTATTTCGGCGCCAACACGGCCGCCTCCGCCGTCGAGACGCTCGCCGAGACCAACCGCTACATCGTGTGGCCCGGCCAGGCCACGGGCTACAAGATCGGCATGATCAAGATCATCGAGCTGCGCGAGCTCGCGAAGCGGGAGCTCGGCGCGAAATTCGACCTCCGCGCCTACCACGACCTCGTGCTGAAAAACGGCGCCCTGCCGATGAGCCTTCTCGAGGAGAACGTGCGGGCTTGGATCGCCAAAGCGAAATAGCGGCTTCCCCCTGTCGAAGAATTGATGAGTTATGTTTGAGCAACCTTTCTTAATTAAAGCTTCGGCTAGAGTATTTCGACATCACTTTGCTCTCTTGCTGCTGTTCGTTACCTGCGCCAATGGCCGAGCTTCCCTTTCCTCGGACGAGGAGGTGCTGGTAAAGGGTCTAGGCTTCGATCCGGTCGCAATGAATTCGGTCAAGGCGCTCGGCAGCTCGCTTGAGCGCCTGATGGGGCGTTCAGTGGACTTCCAGCGAGTTCCTGCTGCCGGCGTAGTCTTGCTGACCAAGCCGAACGAAGGGCATACGGTGCTCATTGCGGTGCGCCGTGTTTTGGCGGGCTCATCCTACTCAGCCTACCTCAACGAGCAGGCATTCGGCCATGGGCCTGACAGGGTTGCGATCATGAAGACCAGCGACCCCTACGCGTATCTGGCGGTTGTCCGGACCGACGGTGTGAATTACGATATCGATCACGCCCAAGTGATTGCTCGCTACCGAGAGTTGACCAAGCGATACGGTCTTTTGCTGGTCGGTGCTGGGCAAGACTGGCTGGAAGCGAAATTCTCACGCCAGCCGGAAGATTGGAAGGTCTTTGCCAAGGAAGTATACGCATTCTGTCCCGATATCGTGGATCAGGGCACGGGAACCGTTGAGGCACTGGCGCATGAGATGCGCCGGACAAACACGCTTTACTTGTGGTGGGACTGATATGGCCAAGCGCGCGACCGTTGCGGTTGCCCTCAAGTTCAAATCACTTCAGTCCCAACTCGCGCACCAACCAAGCCACGCGGTCGGCGGCGACTTCGGGCGGGTGGAGGCCGTGGTCGGCGTCGTAGGTGGCCATCTGCTTGCGCGGGCCGGCGGCGGCGTAGAACTCGGCGGCTTCCTCGGCGGTGACGTAGAAATCGCGGCTTGCGAACTGGAAGAACACCGGGGCGGGAGCGAGTTTGCCGACGAAGAGGACGGGATCGATGGTGGCGAGCTGCGCCTTGTAGCTTTCGAGGTCCTTGGGCTGCTGGCGGAAAAGGAACCAGTCCACGAAGTGCGGCGTGGGGGCCATGAAGACGCAGGTCTTGGCCCGGCGGTCGAGCGCCTCGGCCATCATGCCATACATCGCGCCGAAGTCGTGTCCAACCAGGGCGACGCGCGTGGGATCAATGCCTGGTTGCGCGAGGAGCAGATCCATGGCGCGACGGAGCTCGATGACCTGGCGGATGGCGTGGGCATAGTCTTCCTCGGGGATACGGTTCTTATACCAGCCCGGCTCGGCCCACATGCCTTCGACGAGCAGCGACACCACGCCGCGGCCGGCGAGCGTCACGGCCTCGTCGAGGAACTGCGTGCGGTTGGTCGTCTTCGGATCGCCGAGCCAGTGGACGTAGAGGATGGCCGCGTGTGGGCCCGAGCCGGTGGCGGGCGAAACGAGATAGGCCTTCACCGGTTTGCCGGCGGGCGTGAAGGTGAGGTCGCGCACGAGCGCGGCGCCCCGTGTCTCGCGTCCGGCTTCCTGCACGTTGAGCGGGGCGGTCTTGTCGTAGGCGAAGAGGTCGGCGGGGGGCGGAGATTCGGCCGCGAAGACCGAGGCGAATGCGAACAACAGCAAACCCACGTAACCTGTCATTCTGATCCCGCGGCCGCGGGAGAAGAATCCAGAGGAGGGCGGAAGTGTTACTGGATCCTTCGCTTCACTCATGATGACAGGCTGGGGTGAGTGGATTGGGGTAGTTTGCATGGGTGCAGGCTGGCTTAACCCCGCGGGGCGGGCAATCCCGTCGCGATGAACTGCAGGAAATCAGCCGCCACCCGCCCGCCGCAGGTTGTCGCAGACAATGGCGGCGGCGATGGCGGCGTTGAGGGACTCGGCGCCGCCGTATTTGGGAATCGTAATCCGGCCGGTCAGGCGTGCGGCCACGGCGTCGGAGAGGCCGCGGCCCTCGCTGCCGATGACGATGATGGCGTCCTTGAGCGGCTTCAGCGCATGGACGTCTTCGCCCTGGAGATCGCAGCCGAGGACAGGCACCGTCACGCTGGCCAGGGCTTCGGCCAGCGGAACGGTGTGGGTTTTCACGCGGGCGAAGGAGCCCATGCTGGCGTTGACGACCTTCTGGGAAAACAGGTCGGCGCAGTCAGGCGAAAGCAGCACGCGGGCGCAGGCGAACCAGTCGGCGATGCGGAGGAGCGTGCCGACGTTGCCGGGGTCCTGAATGCCGTCGAGGGCGAGCGTGAGGCCGTGGTCGAGCGCGCCGGCGGCGAGCGGGGCCCGCGTGATCTTGCCCACGGCGAGCACACTGGACGGGGTGGGATAGTGGCTGAGCCGGTCCATCTCGGCGGCGGTGATGTCCACTGTGCGCGCACCGGTCCAAGCGGGCGTGGCGTAGATGTCCACGAGCGGAAACTTCGCCCCGAGCAGCTCGGCCACGACCTTCTCGCCCTCGACCACGAAGAGGCCGAGTTCCTCGCGGTGCTTCTTCTCCTGCAGCGAGCGCAGGCGCGTGATCTCGGCTTTGGTGAGGGGCATGGCGGCGAGCAAGGCAGCGCGAATGGGGTTTGGCAACTGTGGCGGCGGTGGGTTGGCGGAACTTTGCACTGTAGGGTCGGTGCTTGCGCCGACCTATCGCACGAGGTCGCCGCAAGCAGCGACCCTACAAGAAGAGGACAATCCATCTGGCAACGCACCAACCCCGCTTTGTGACGGCCGTGTTTCGCACGGGTTAAGATCCCGCGACGGACGCGGTCGCGCGTTGACCGCGGATTTTGCGCGCGTGCAGGGTCGCGGCCGACTTATGCAAACCAAGAATCCACGTGCGGGTCTGCCCGCCTTTTCCCTGTTCCTGCGCGCCGCGTGTGTGGCGCTCGCCCTGATCGGCGCTTCGTTGTCCGCCCAGTCGGCCGGCTCGCTTGGCGGCCGGGTGACCGACGCCTCAACGGGGCTCGCTCTCGCGGGCGCCCGTGTGACGCTGGCCGGCACCGACCTGGAGACCTACACCGGCACGGCGGGCGACTACTCCCTCGCCGGCGTGCCCCCGGGCAGCTACAGCGTCGAGGTGAACTACGTCGGCTATCCCGGCGTGGCCCGCAGTGTCGAGGTCAACGGCGCCACCCGGCTCAACGTCGCCTTCAACAGCGAGACGGTCGAGCTGGACAAGCTCGTGATCGAGGGCGCCGCGGTCGGCACGGCCCGCGCTATCAACCAGCAGCGCGCCGCCGCGACGCTCACGAACATCGTCGCTTCCGACGAGATCGGCAACTTTCCCGACCAGAACGCCGCCGAGGCAATCCAGCGCATTCCCGGCATCTCGCTCTACCGCGACCAGGGCGAGGGCCGCTACATCGTGCTGCGCGGGCTCAACTACAACTTCACCTCGGTCAAGGTGAACGGCGGCTCCTTCGCCGGCGCCGATCTCGGCGAGCGCGCCACACCACTCGACGTGATTCCCGCCGATGCGCTCGCGGCGATCGAGGTCACCAAGGTCCCGACGCCCGACAT
This DNA window, taken from Oleiharenicola lentus, encodes the following:
- a CDS encoding Tex family protein, with the protein product MDSPNPEHVIRLAEELKLKVHQVAATAQLLKEGATVPFISRYRKEATGELDEVQVTAIRDRLEQMAQVDERRTAIVASLKERNLLTDALSNALALADTLTKLEDIYLPYRPKKRTRATIAKEKGLEPLAELLWAQDPATDALAAAQAYVGKEFTLDDGKSTKGKIENAEEAFAGARDILAERISDDATAREKLRVVYRAQATVSSKVLYGKDTDPEAAKFKDYFDWSEPLAKAPSHRVLAMRRGEKEGFLIMRITLADELTALAEVETLFVKNKSSCGEQVRLATADACKRLLAPAIETEMRIESKKRADEAAIKVFTDNLRELLLSAPLGQKAVMAIDPGFRTGCKTVLLDRQGKLLHNDVVFPDRHAEEAKEKLLGFVKFFNVEAVAIGNGTAGRETEAFVRALGLPPHIPVVMVNESGASIYSASDVAREEFPDHDLTVRGAVSIGRRLMDPLAELVKLDPKSIGVGQYQHDVDQPALKRSLDDTVISSVNGVGVELNTASKQLLSYVSGLNATTAAAIVARRNEKGAFKTRAELLDVPRLGPKAFEQAAGFLRIRDAAHPLDGSAVHPERYALVEQMAADLGTSVAELMREEKLRKQIKLEKYVTTDVGLPTLKDIMAELAKPGRDPRQKFEAFSFQEGVNKPEDLKPGMKLPGIVTNVTAFGAFVDIGVHQDGLVHVSQLADNFVKDPAEVVKPQQKVMVTVTEVDLARKRIALSMRSKPVLGPKAPLGQGGPGAPRPVSGVRSAPPVTRPPAAPQSLNNDWFTAALNKKK
- a CDS encoding Gfo/Idh/MocA family protein, with protein sequence MSKRLNWGILTTGWIARKFVTDLLQSQTGRFVAVGARNLADAQKFAADFGGANAHGSYEALLADPAIEAVYIGTPHPWHAEWAIKAAQAGKHILCEKPLTLSIADTERVLAAAKRHDVLLMEAYMYRFHPQTRKVVELVRSGALGELRLIRASFNVLMDFNPEHRMFKKALGGGTILDLGCYPITFSRHIAGAVQGKDFVEPLEFHGTGRLRAEVGTDDFATAVAKFPGDILAELSCGATVLNDNSVQLHGTAGWVDVPQPFVPGLLGQEEKIILHRRDASPEEIIIRSPGVGLYAYEADAFAEALWRGAREVPLATHADTLGTARLLDRWLAGVGVKYG
- a CDS encoding DUF885 domain-containing protein, which produces MKFRSLLTGAALAAAFTLNLAASSAITKDAVMAERIAAESAKANAFFDRVFDESVDRSPISQGYLGIKKDHDKWDDFSEANRLAEFAITVRELAALKSTVNFDLLDEQTKMSYRLFVAQAEQTIEGWKWRNHDYVFTQMGGQHTDAAAFLINFHEVANTADARAYITRLRALPGMFDQLIVRAEAQAARGIQPPKFVYPLLIESCREIISGAPFEAGEKKSALLGDIEGKVAALKDADEATKAQLVTDARAALLGSVRPAYEKLIALFEAQARVATDDDGVWKLPEGRDYYNFMLRNHTTTALGADEVHELGLREVARIHAGMMEIARKTGFKGDLAAFLKFMRDDPQFSYPSTEEGRTAYVKRAEAAIATMTARLDEFFGVKPKAGLIVKRVEPFREKGSAAAFYNQPSADGSRPGIYYVNTHDMRGLPIWELETLAHHEAIPGHHMQNAISQELENMPKFRRFGGYNAYGEGWALYAEYFPKEFGFYQDPYQDFGRLSDELLRAVRLVVDTGIHAKKWTRQQVLDYFGANTAASAVETLAETNRYIVWPGQATGYKIGMIKIIELRELAKRELGAKFDLRAYHDLVLKNGALPMSLLEENVRAWIAKAK
- a CDS encoding DUF4253 domain-containing protein; translated protein: MLLFVTCANGRASLSSDEEVLVKGLGFDPVAMNSVKALGSSLERLMGRSVDFQRVPAAGVVLLTKPNEGHTVLIAVRRVLAGSSYSAYLNEQAFGHGPDRVAIMKTSDPYAYLAVVRTDGVNYDIDHAQVIARYRELTKRYGLLLVGAGQDWLEAKFSRQPEDWKVFAKEVYAFCPDIVDQGTGTVEALAHEMRRTNTLYLWWD
- a CDS encoding alpha/beta hydrolase family protein, with the translated sequence MTGYVGLLLFAFASVFAAESPPPADLFAYDKTAPLNVQEAGRETRGAALVRDLTFTPAGKPVKAYLVSPATGSGPHAAILYVHWLGDPKTTNRTQFLDEAVTLAGRGVVSLLVEGMWAEPGWYKNRIPEEDYAHAIRQVIELRRAMDLLLAQPGIDPTRVALVGHDFGAMYGMMAEALDRRAKTCVFMAPTPHFVDWFLFRQQPKDLESYKAQLATIDPVLFVGKLAPAPVFFQFASRDFYVTAEEAAEFYAAAGPRKQMATYDADHGLHPPEVAADRVAWLVRELGLK
- a CDS encoding TrmH family RNA methyltransferase is translated as MPLTKAEITRLRSLQEKKHREELGLFVVEGEKVVAELLGAKFPLVDIYATPAWTGARTVDITAAEMDRLSHYPTPSSVLAVGKITRAPLAAGALDHGLTLALDGIQDPGNVGTLLRIADWFACARVLLSPDCADLFSQKVVNASMGSFARVKTHTVPLAEALASVTVPVLGCDLQGEDVHALKPLKDAIIVIGSEGRGLSDAVAARLTGRITIPKYGGAESLNAAIAAAIVCDNLRRAGGG